The Montipora capricornis isolate CH-2021 chromosome 3, ASM3666992v2, whole genome shotgun sequence genome includes the window GActtcatacactcaaccaaattttgtttagATATGACGAAAAGAggtatctcagccaatttgtatcagaaattttttattttttgcagtaagattctactaaatgttctccacaatatgagcttaacagttctgttaccatggcatcatactgggttccagacctcccccataataataataataataataataataataatttattacttatagtGCGCCTGTTACATTGAGAGATGCTCACAGGCGCATTACaatatggaaagaaaaattacaatatCGAGAGAAACTTAATATACCTTAATTACAAGTTGTTATAATATATAAAGCTCATTAAACTTATTTacaaaacctatttacaaaagataatctatatataaataaaaatgagCCGCATAGTTACTGTTTCTCATAGCAGCTGAATGCATCGCGGAAAAGATGCGTTTTCAGAAGGCGCTTAAAGGTGTTTACATTGTTCGCATTTCGTATTGCCTTGGGGAGACTGTTCCAAAGTTTTGGTGCCGCACATGTAAATGAGCGGTCACCAAGAGAGGTAAGACTCTTGAACGCAGGATACTTCAATAAGAGTGTGTCCGAATTGGTTCTCAGGTTATATCTCCCAGGCTTTTTCAGTTCTATGAGTTCTGATAGGTACAGGGGTGCAAGGCCATTAAGAGTTTTATATACAAGCAATAATATCTTAAACTGGATTCGGTAGCTGACAGGCAGCCAGTGGAGATTGTATAACGAAGGTGAAATATGCTCATAGCGGCTGATGTTACAGATGACACGGGCGGCCGCGTTCTGGACGCGCTGAAGTTTTTGTAGTTGGTTACCTTTCAACCCATAGAGCAGGCTGTTGCAGAAATCTAATCGACTGGTAAC containing:
- the LOC138040051 gene encoding uncharacterized protein translates to MDIRKWMLRDRLKLNDDKTEFIIIGTRQQLAKVNVDSLQVGESIVTAASKVRNLGCWFDDQLKMDTHINNICRSAFFHLYNIRRIRKYLSSDCAQTLVNAFVTSRLDFCNSLLYGLKGNQLQKLQRVQNAAARVICNISRYEHISPSLYNLHWLPVSYRIQFKILLLVYKTLNGLAPLYLSELIELKKPGRYNLRTNSDTLLLKYPAFKSLTSLGDRSFTCAAPKLWNSLPKAIRNANNVNTFKRLLKTHLFRDAFSCYEKQ